In the genome of Candoia aspera isolate rCanAsp1 chromosome 1, rCanAsp1.hap2, whole genome shotgun sequence, one region contains:
- the SIX2 gene encoding homeobox protein SIX2 — protein MSMLPTFGFTQEQVACVCEVLQQGGNIERLGRFLWSLPACEHLHKNESVLKAKAVVAFHRGNFRELYKILESHQFSAHNHPKLQQLWLKAHYIEAEKLRGRPLGAVGKYRVRRKFPLPRSIWDGEETSYCFKEKSRSVLREWYAHNPYPSPREKRELAEATGLTTTQVSNWFKNRRQRDRAAEAKERYEENNENSSSNGHNPLSSSLNGNKTVLGSSEDEKTPSGTPDHSSSSPALLLNSNPGLQPLHSLGHPQGPSAIPVPSADPLHHHSLQDSILNSMSSNLVDLGS, from the exons ATGTCCATGCTGCCCACTTTTGGCTTCACCCAGGAGCAAGTGGCTTGCGTGTGTGAAGTGCTCCAGCAAGGGGGCAACATCGAGAGGCTGGGCCGCTTCCTCTGGTCGCTGCCGGCTTGCGAGCACCTTCACAAGAACGAGAGCGTCCTGAAGGCCAAGGCCGTGGTGGCTTTCCACCGGGGCAACTTCCGCGAACTCTACAAGATCCTGGAGAGCCACCAGTTCTCGGCGCACAACCACCCCAAGCTGCAGCAGCTGTGGCTCAAGGCGCACTACATCGAGGCCGAGAAGCTGCGGGGGCGACCCCTAGGGGCCGTCGGCAAGTACCGGGTCCGCCGCAAGTTCCCCTTGCCCCGCTCGATCTGGGATGGCGAGGAGACCAGCTACTGCTTCAAGGAGAAGAGCCGCAGCGTCCTGCGGGAATGGTACGCCCATAACCCTTATCCGTCCCCCAGGGAGAAGCGGGAACTGGCCGAGGCCACCGGGCTCACCACCACCCAAGTCAGCAACTGGTTCAAAAACCGGAGGCAGCGGGACCGGGCGGCAGAGGCCAAAGAAAGGTACGA ggAAAACAAcgaaaattccagttccaatggCCACAATCCGCTTTCCTCCTCCCTCAACGGCAATAAGACGGTTTTGGGCAGTTCCGAAGATGAGAAAACACCCTCCGGCACCCCAGATCATTCCTCCTCCAGCCCAGCCTTACTTCTCAATTCAAACCCAGGCTTACAGCCACTCCACAGCTTGGGCCATCCTCAGGGTCCTAGCGCCATTCCAGTTCCCAGCGCAGACCCTCTGCATCACCACAGTTTGCAAGACTCCATCCTCAACTCTATGTCTTCAAACCTGGTCGATCTTGGCTCTTAA